Genomic DNA from Catellatospora sp. TT07R-123:
AGCGCCTGCTCCAGCGGCCGCACCTTGCGCAGGTAGCAGCAGGAGTCCGGGTCGCGGGAGTACAGGTGGGGGCCGTACTGCTCGTCCTGCTCGGCCAGGGACAGCTCCGGGCGCACCGTGCGCACCGTCACCGGGATGGTGCGCGAGGCGATGTCGCGCACCCGCAGCGTCTCGCCGAAGTGCAGTCCGGTGTCCAGGAAGACCACCTCGATCCCGGGCACGACCCGCCCCGCGACGTGCGCGAGCACCGCGTCGGCGAACGAGCTGGTGATGCAGAAGCGGGCTCCGAAGGTGGCGGCGGCCCAACCGATGATCTCCTCGGTCGGGGCGCCCTCCAGCTCCTTGCCCGCGCGGGTGGCGAGCTCGATCAGTTCCTCGGTGGTGCGACGCGCCTGCACGGTCACGGCGTCTCCCTCCCCAGCAGGCCCAACATCTTCAGCGCGAACACCCGTCGGCAGGCCCGGCACTCCCACTGCCCGTGCGTCGAGGGCGCGGGCTCGTCGTCGTCTGTCTCCGGGCCCGCGTGCGGCCGCAGGAACTGCTCCTCGCCGCAGAACGGGCAGTAGTACGGCACCGCGCGTTGAGCACCCTCGCTCATCGAAGTTCCTCTTCGTCCACGCGAAGCACCCATTCGGCGAACGGCTCGGTCGCGTCCTTGCGGCCGTCGAGGTACCGGCGCACCAGGCGCTCGGCGTACTCGGGCAGTTCGTCGGCGGTGGTCTTGAGGCCGCGCAGCTTGCGGCCGAAGTTCGGGTTCTGGCCCTGCGCCATGCTCAGCGCACCGCCCAGGTGCACCTGGAAGCCCTCGACCATCTCGCCGTTCGGGCCCGGGACCAGCTGGCCCTTGAGCCCGATGTCGGCGACCTGGGTGCGGGCGCAGGCGTTCGGGCAGCCGTTGACGTTGATCGAGACCGAGCCGTCGATCCGGCCGAACACCTGCTCCAGGTGCGCCACGGTCCTGGCCGCGGTCGCCTTGGTCTCGACGATGGCCAGCTTGCAGAACTCGATGCCGGTGCAGGCCATCGTGTCGCGCCGGAAGCTCGACGGCCGGGCCTGGAGCCCGATCGCGTCCAGCGCCGCGACCAGCGACTCCACCTGCTCCTCGGCGACGTCGAGGACGAGCAGCTTCTGGTACGGCGTCAGCCGCACCCGCCCCGACCCGTGCGCCTCGGCGATGTCGGCGACCTGCGCCAGCACCGTGCCACTGACCCGCCCGGCCACGGCGGCGACGCCGACGTAGAACTTCCCGTCGCGCTGGCGGTGCACGCCGATGTGGTCGATGGCGTGCTCGGGCAGCACCGGCGCCGGACCGTCGACGAGCTTGCGGCCGAGGAACTCGTCCTCCAGGATCTGGCGGAACTTCTCCACGCCCCAGTCGGCGATCAGGAACTTGATCCGGGCCCGGGCGCGCAGGCGGCGGTAGCCGTAGTCGCGGAACAGGCGGGCGACCGCCGCGTACACCTCGGCGACCTCGTGCAGCGGGATCCAGGCGCCCAGGCGCTGGGCCAGCATCGGGTTGGTGGACAGGCCGCCACCGACCCACAGGTCGAAGCCGGGGCCGTGCTCCGGGTGCACGACGCCGAGGAACGAGATGTCGTTGGCCTCGTACGGCACGTCGGCCAGCCAGGAGACCACGGACTTGAACTTGCGCGGCAGGTTGGACAGCGCCGGGTCGCCGATGTACTTCTCGACGATCTCCTGGATGGCCGGGGTGCCGTCGAGCACCTCGTCGGCACTGACGCCCGCCACCGGGCTGCCCATGACCACGCGCGGGGTGTCGCCGCAGGCCTCGGTGCTGGACAGGCCGACCGCCTCGATCTCCCGCCAGATCGCCGGCACGTCCTCGATCCGCACCCAGTGCAGCTGGACGTTCTGGCGGTCGGTGATGTCGGCGGTGTCCCGGCCGTACTTGATCGACACGTTCGCGACCGCGCGCAGCTGGGCCAGGTCGAGCTGACCGCCGTCGATGCGGACGCGCATCATGAAGTATTCGTCGTCGAGCTCGTGCGGCTCCAGGACCGCGGTGCGCCCGCCGTCGATGCCGGGCTTGCGCTGGGTGTAGAGCCCCCACCAGCGGAGCCGGCCGCGCAGGTCGGCCGGGTCGATCGAGTCGAAGCCGCGGTGGGCGTAGATGTTCTCGACGCGGGCGCGCACGTTGAGCCCGTTGTCGTCCTTCTTCGTGCGCTCATTGGGGTTGAGGGGCTCGCGGTGGCCCAGCGCCCACTGACCCTCTCCGCGCGGCTTGCGCGCAGCCCGGCCCGGGGTGGTGGCTGCCGGCGTGCTTGCTGCTGGTGCTGCCATCGCAGCGTCCTCCTGTGATCGGCTAGAGCGAGGACGCGCCCTGCGCGCCGCTCCGCGGATCACGCGGATTCAAGCATGTGGATGCTTCGGCGCGGGGGTCGCGCCCGGTTTCAAGAAAGAGAAAACGGACCGGGCGCTCAGCCGGCCGGACAGATGGCGCTGCGGACGCGGCCGAAGTCGATGTGGCGGCGGGCGGTGAGCCCGAGCCCCATCAGGCGGCGGCTGGCAGCGGGAGTCATGCAGTCACTCTCTCACGGCCGCCGACCCCGTGCCAATCATCGTCGGCGCGACGTCCCACATACTGACGCGCACGTGACGCAGATCGCTCCCGCCACGCGGGCATCACCGGCCCCGGCGGCGCCCGTCGTTAAAGGCTCGTGAACGGCGGCGCGCTCAGCGCTCGCGCCGGGCCAGCGGGACGGTCAGGACCGCCTCGGTGCCGCCGCCCTCGCGGTTGCGCAGCTCGATGCTGCCGCGCAGCTCGCCGGTGGTGAGCGTACGGATGATCTGGAGCCCGAGCCGCTTGTTCGCGGTCGGGTCGAAGTCCTCGGGCAGCCCGCGGCCGTTGTCGGCCACCACCACCCGCAGCTCCCGGCGGGCCCGCTCCACGTGCACCACCACCTCGGCGCCGCTGGGCACACTGCCCCCGACCGCCTCGAACCCGTGCTCGACCGCGTTGAGCAGCAGCTCGTTGAGCACCATCACCAGGGGGGTGGCGATCTCGGCGGGCAGCACGCCGAAGGTGCCGTCCCGGCGCGTGCGCACCGGCGACTCCGGCGACGCCACCTCGGCCGCCGCGTTGGCCACCCGGTCCACGATCCCGTCGAACTCGACCGCCTCGTCGGCCGACATCGCCAGCGTCTCGTGCACCAGCGCGATCGAGGCGACCCGGCGCACCGACTCCTCCAGCGCGGCCCGCGCCTCGGGCAGGGTCACCCGCCGGGCCTGCAACCGCAGCAGCGCCGCCACCGTCTGGAGGTTGTTCTTGACCCGGTGGTGGATCTCGCGGATGGTCGCGTCCTTGGTGATCAGCGCGCGGTCGCGCCGCTTCACCTCGGTGATGTCGCGCACCAGCACCAGCGCGCCGATCGGCACCCCGGCGGGCATCAGCGGCAGCGCGCGGCTGAGCACGGTGGCCGTACGCGCCTCGATCTCCTTGCGCGGCGGCGCGTCCCCGCGCAGCGCGCCGAGGATGCGGTTGCTGGCCTCCGAACCCTCCAGCGGGTCCTCGGCGAGCCGGTTGAACAGCGCGGCCAGGTCCTCGCCGACCAGGTGGGCCGAGAAGCCCAGGCGCCGGATCGCCGACTGCGCGTTGGGCGAGGCGTACGTGACCTTGCCGCTGCCGTCCAGCCGGATCAGGCCGTCGCCGACGCGCGGGGCCGACGTGGTCTCCCCCGCGTGCCGGGTTGCCGGGAACGTGCCGTCGGCGATCATCTGGGCCAGGTCGTCGGCGGTGGTCAGGTAGTTCAGTTCGAGCTGGCTCGGGGTGCGGGCGGTGGAGAGGTTGGTGTCGCGGCCGACGACGGCCATGACGTCGCCCGCCTCGCCGTCGGCGCTGCGGCGGCGCACCGGGATGGCCTCGTGGCGGGCGGGGGTGTCGCCGTACCAGACCGGGTCGCCCTCGCGCCAGATCCGGCCCTGCTCGCGCGCCACCGCCAGGTGGGCCACCTCGGCACCGTGCGAGATCCGGCCGACCTGGTCGTCCTGGTATGCCGTGGGTGCCGTGGTCGGGCGCACCTGCGCGACGCACAGGAACGCGGGCGACCCGGCCGCGTGGTTGTCCACCGGCACCCACAGCAGCAGATCCGCGAAGGACAGGTCGGAGATCAGCTGCCAGTCCCCGGCGAGCCGGTGCAGATGATCGATATCGGCCGGTCCCAGGGAGGTGTGCTCCTCCACCAGCTCACGCAGTGTCGACACGAGTGAAGCCTCTCATGCCCGCACCCTGCGGCGACGCCGAGCCGGGAACGGCTCAGCCCCGGCATCAGAGCGTGGTGGTGACCTTCTTCAGCCCGCGCGGGGCGTCCGGGTCGTTGCCCCGGGCCAGCGCCAGCTCCATGACCAGCTGCTGCACCGGCAGGATCTCCAGCAGCGGGGCGTAGCGCTCGTCCACGGCGGGCACCGGCAGCTGCGCGTGCGCCCCGGCGACCTGCTCGGGGCCGACCGCGACCACGTCGGCACTGCGCTCGTCGAGCCGGGCCAGCACGTCGCGCATGGCCTGCCCGCCGGGGCCGTTGCCGACGAACGCCAGCACCGGCACGTCGGGCTGGGTCATCGCCAGCGGGCCGTGCAGCAGGTCCGCGCCGGAGAACGCCAGCGCGGGCAGGTACGAGGTCTCCATGAGCTTCAGCGCCGCCTCGCGCGCCGACGGGTACGCGTAGCCGCGGCCGGTGGTCACCATCCGCGCGGCGAACCGGTAGCGGGCCGCGAGCTCGGCGGCGGTGGGGTCGGCGAGGGTCTGCGCGGCCAGCTCGGGCAGGGCGGCCAGGGCGGCCTGCTCCTCGGCGGGCAGCGTGCCGCCGCCGCGGATGCCCTCGACCAGCTGGAGCAGCGCGAACAGCTCCGCGGTGTACGTCTTGGTCGCCGCCACGGCGCGCTCGTGCCCGGCGGCCACGTCGATCGACAGCTCGGCGGTCTGCGCCAGCACCGAGTCGGGCGCGTTGGTGACGGCCAGCGTGAGCGCCCCGGCCTCGCGGGCCACGCGGACGACCTCGGTGAGGTCGGGCGAGCCGCCGCTCTGGGAGACGCCGACGACCAGCGCGTGCGACAGGTCGGGGCGGGCGCCGAAGAGGGTGATCGCGCTCGGCGAGGCGAGCCCGGCGGGCAGGCCGAGACGGATCTCGGTGAGGTACGACCCGTACAGCGCGGCGTGGTCGGAGGTGCCGCGGGCCACGAACACCACGTGCTTGGGCTGGCGCTGCGCGATCACCTTGGCGACCTGCGCGATGGCACCGGCGTGGGCCGGCTCCAGCAGACCCGCCATCACCTGCGGCTGCTCGGCGATGTCGGTCGCCATCCCGTTCCCGCGCTCCACCATGTCCATCCCCACCATTCTCCGTCGCGCATCGGGGCGGTTCCACCGCACTGCGCAGTCGCCGCTCAGTTCGTGCGCAGTCTTGCACGATTACGCCCGCAAGGGCAACACTGCGCGCACTAATGAGCAGGCTCACACATCGGCGCTCATTGCTCTAGCCTGTCTGCCATCGAGGGGAGGAACCCATGTCGGACGGCGTCGACGACCCGCACCAGGAGGCGCTGGGCGAACTCGCCCTCGCCGCCCTGGCCTGGGACGAGCAGGACTTCGAGCACGCCGCGAACCACCTGTGCGCGGCCCTGGCCCACGAGCCGACCCTTCCCGAGGCGCACGAGCTGCTGGCCCGGCTGGCCGCGCGCGACGACGACGGCGGCGTCGCCCTGTTCCGGCCCGGACGGCGCGCGTTCATCGGGCAGGTCGTGGCGTACGCGCACGTGCTGGCCCGGCGCGGGGACGTCGTCGACGCCCTGTCGCTGCTGGCCCAGGCCACCGCGCACGACCCCTCCCGGCCCTGGGCCGACGTCGCCTGGGTGCACGCGGTGGACCCGGGCCGGATCAACCCCGAGCACCTGGTCGGCGTGCTGCTGACCGTGCTCGGCGCGCTGCCCGACCCGGCCCCCGCGCCGGTCGCCGCGGCCAACCGCGCCTACCTCGTGCTGGCCGAACGGGCGCTGACCGCGTTCCCGCGCGCGGCGCTGCTGCACGGGGCGGCCTCCGGGGTGGCCCGGCGGATGGGCGCGGTGCCGCTGGCGCTGCGCTGGGCCGAGCGCGGGGCGTACCTGGAGTCGGGCAAGCTCACCGAGATGTGGCGGGCCAACGCGCTGCGCGCGGACGGGCAGCTCGACGCGGCCGTGGCGGCGATGCGGGCGGCGCAGCGGCACGACCCCGACGACCTGGCCGTCACCTCCGACCTGGCCATCTGGCTGACCGAGGCGGGGCGGCCCGACGAGGGCCTGCGGCTGATCGAGGCGGCGGTGCGGCGCGACCCGACGTACGACTGCGCCGTGCACACCGCACACCGGCTGCGGTTCCTGGCCGACGGCGACCCCGGCCACCTGGTGGCGCTGGCCGACTTCATGCGCGCCCAGCCCTCGGGCAGCCACGAGCACCTCGACCTCGACGAGTGCTGCGAGGCGCTGCCGTGGCTCGGCTACGTCCCGCCGCCGACCGGCGCGCCGTCCGGCCCGGCCGCCCCGTTGCGCGGCGGCGGCGAGCTCGACGCGCTGCTCGACCTCGACTGGGGGCCACCGCCCTCGCGATACGACCTGGCGATCCGGCTGTCGTCGCTGCGCACCGAGGACCTGCTGGCCGTGCTGCACGCCGCCGAGGGCGGGGACGCGGGCGCCCGGCGGCGGCAGCTGTGGTGCTGCCTCGGGCTGCTGCACCACCGCACCGGCGAGCCGTGGGCCACCTCGACCCGCCGCCGCACGCTGGTCGACCTGGCGTTCGGCCCGGCCGACGGCGCCGCCGAGGCGGCACTGTACGCCCTGGCCACCGCCGCGTGGGTGGATCCGGACTGCCGGGCCGACGTGGCCGAGCTGGTCGCGGCGCGCTTCGACGCGGCCGCCTCCGCCGAGGGCGGCGCGACGGTGGCGCAGCTCGCCTTCATCACGCCGGGACTGGACGAGGCGGTCCGGACCCGGGTCTGGGCCGTCTGCGCCGGGCACTGGCCCCGGCCGTACACCCCGATGGCGCACCGGGCACTGCCCGCGCCGCCGCGGCGCTCCTGGTTGGACCGCCTCCTGCGCCGCCCCTGACCCCGGACAGGCGGCAGCCCCGGCGACAGGCGGGTCGCCGGGGCTGCCAGGTCTTGCGGGATCAGTCGATGGCGACCAGCGGGCGCAGCTCGGCCTCGCCCTCGGCACCCTCGGCGGCAGGCTCGGCGCCGCGCAGCGGCACCTCCTTGATGAACCAGGCCGCGACCGGGACCAGGATCGCGAAGCCCAGCGCCCACCAGAACAGGCCCGAGGTCGCGAACGAGATGCCGTGGATCACGATCTGCTTGACCGCCGGCGGCAGGGCGTCGAGCTGGGTCGGCTGGAGCGCACCGATGTTGATGCTGCCCATCGAGCTGCCCGCGCCGGCCGGGACGTTGGCGGCGATGTCGTCCTTCAGGCGGTTGATGAACACCGCGCCGAACAGCGACACACCGAACGAGCCGCCGATGGAGCGGACGAACGTCGCGGTCGAGCTGGAGACGCCCAGGTCCTTGCGGTCGACGCTGTTCTGCGCGATCAGCATGGTGGTCTGCATCAGGAAGCCCATGCCGATGCCCAGGAGCAGGATGTAGATCGACGACTCGGTCCGGCTGGTGTCGGTGTCCAGGCGGGTGAGCAGGAACATCGAGACCGCGAGCACCACGCCGCCGAGGATCGGGAAGATCCGGTACTTGCCGGTCTTGGTGATGGTGCGGCCCGCGACGACCGAGGTCACCATCATGCCCGCCATCATCGGCAGCAGCAGCAGGCCGCTGTTGGTCGCCGAGGCGCCCTGGACGGTCTGCATGTACAGCGGCAGGAAGGAGATCGCGCCGAACATCGCGAAGCCGACCATGAAGCCGATGATCGAGACCAGGCTGAAGTTGCGGTTGCGGAAGATGCCCAGCGGCAGGATCGGCTCCGGAACCCGGGTCTGGGTCCACAGGAAGACGCCCAGCAGCAGCACGCCCGCGACGGCCAGCCCGATGATCTCCTTCGAGCCCCACGCGTACTTGGAGCCGCCCCAGGTGGTGATCAGGACGAGCGCGGTCACGCCGACGCTGAGCAGCGCGGCGCCGATCCAGTCGATGCGGTGCTCGGTGCGGTACTTCGGCAGGTGCAGGGTGGTGGCCAGCACGAACAGGCCGACGCCGCCGAGGGGCAGGTTGATGTAGAAGGCCCAGCGCCAGTCGGCGTGGTCGGTGATGAAGCCGCCGATGAACGGGCCCGCGATCATCGCGACACCCATGATCGCGGCCATCATGCCCTGGTACTTGCCGCGCTCGCGCGGGGGCACGAGGTCACCGATGATCGCCATCGCGCCGACCATCAGACCGCCGCCGCCGAGGCCCTGCAGCGCCCGGAAGGCGATCAGCTGGGTCATGCCCGAGGCCGGGTCGATCTCGCCCGCGGCGCCCGACAGGGCCGAGCCGATCAGGAAGATCACGATCGAGGTCAGGAAGATGGTCTTGCGGCCGTACAGGTCGCCGAGCTTGCCCCAGATCGGGGTCGAGATGGTGGTGCCGAGCACGTACGCCGTGACCACCCAGGAGAGCTTGTCCAGGCCGCCCAGCTCGCCGACGATCCGCGGCATCGCGGTACCGACGATCATGTTGTCGAGCATCGCCAGCAGGATGGCGAGCATCAGACCGGGCAGCACGACCTTGAGGTTCGGCTTGGGGATTGTCGGGGATGACGCCCGATCTAGGACTTCGGTCACGGGGGAGGCTCCGCTTCTGATTACCGGCTTGCTTACTTGCCGCCCGGCTAGATAATTTACTAGCCGTACGGTAAGTTACTTACTTGCCGCCCGTCAAGCTAGTAACGCGGGAGGATGAGAAGTGTGGTCCACCCGACAACGGAGCCAGCGATGAACCCTGCAGAGCACCGCGCCGAGAGCCGGCCGGACACCCGGGCCCGCATCCAGGCCGTCGCGCTCGAACTGTTCACCGAGCACGGCTACGATGCCACGTCCCTGCGCGAGATCGCCGAGCGCCTCGGCGTGACGAAGGCCGCACTCTACTACCACTTCAAGAGCAAAGAAGAGATCGTCGACAGCTTCAGCGCCGACCACTTCGAGAAGATCAAAGAGATCGTGGCCTGGGGCCAGCAGCAGGAGCGCACCCCGCAGTTCCGGCGCGAGTTCCTCCAGCGCTACGCCGACCAGCTCTACCGGGGCCAGCACCACCAGATCATGAAGTTCTTCCACCAGAACCAGCCGGCGATCAAGCACACCCAGAACGGCGCGCGCATGCGCGAGGTGTTCATCCAGGTCATCGACCTGCTCGCCGACCCGGCCACGGCCAGCCCGACCGACCGGCTGCGCGCCGGCCTGGCGGTGATGTCGCTGCACGCGAGCTGGCTGCTGCTGGAGAACGAGCAGATCACCGACGACCAGCGCCAGGAGGCGTCCGTCGAGGTCGCGCTGGACCTGATCGACCGCGCGGGTCAGAGCGGATAGCGCAGCCCGAGCAGGGTCACCCCGGGCAGCGGCGACCAGTCGCGCTCGGGGAACCGCTCGAAGCCCAGGCGCTCGTAGAGGCGCTGGGCGTCGCGCGCGAAGTCGCGCACGCAGATGACGACGGTGGCGCAGCCCGCCTCGGCGGCCCGGTCCAGGCAGGCGCGCACCAGCGCCTCGCCGACCCCGCGGCCCTGCGCCGACGGCGTGACCGCCAGCATCCGGAACTCGGCCTCCCCCGCCTTGGAGACCTCCGCCAGCGGGGTGCCCGCCAGCACGAACGTGACCGCGCCCAGCACCCGGCCGGTCGCGGCGTCCGCCGCCACCAGCAGCGCGCCCAGGTCGGCACGGGCGCCCGCGTCGAGCAGGTGCGCCTCGTACGGGTGCCCCTCGCGGGTCTGCCCGTCACCCCGGTACGCGGCGACGGACAGCTCGCCGATCTCGTCCAGGTCGGCGGGGACGGCCGACCGGACGACGATCCCGGCCGTCATTCGATGACGGCGATCAGGTCGCCCTCCTGGACGACGTCGCCCTCGTTCACGGCGATCTTGGAAACGACGCCGTCGGACTCGGTGATGACGGGGATCTCCATCTTCATCGACTCGAGGATGACCAGGGTGTCGCCGTCGGAGACCTCGTCACCGGCAGCCGCCACGACCTTCCACACGTTCGCCACCATCTCGGCCCGGATCTCCTCGGCCATCGCCTGCCCCTTCCTCGCTGAAGTAAGACGTCCGTATCCAATCACGGAGCGCCGGAACACGGACGGCCAACCGGCGCATAGGATTTCGACGGACATGCACCCGTCAGGGAGAAGAGGTGTCGACCATGGGCAAGCGCGCACGTAAGAAGAGGCAGCGCAAGGGCTCGAAGGCCAACCACGGCAAGCGACCCAACAGCTAATCCTGTTGCCGGGGTGCACGGCGGGGCGGAGCATTGCCCGTCGTGCACT
This window encodes:
- a CDS encoding nitrite/sulfite reductase, which translates into the protein MAAPAASTPAATTPGRAARKPRGEGQWALGHREPLNPNERTKKDDNGLNVRARVENIYAHRGFDSIDPADLRGRLRWWGLYTQRKPGIDGGRTAVLEPHELDDEYFMMRVRIDGGQLDLAQLRAVANVSIKYGRDTADITDRQNVQLHWVRIEDVPAIWREIEAVGLSSTEACGDTPRVVMGSPVAGVSADEVLDGTPAIQEIVEKYIGDPALSNLPRKFKSVVSWLADVPYEANDISFLGVVHPEHGPGFDLWVGGGLSTNPMLAQRLGAWIPLHEVAEVYAAVARLFRDYGYRRLRARARIKFLIADWGVEKFRQILEDEFLGRKLVDGPAPVLPEHAIDHIGVHRQRDGKFYVGVAAVAGRVSGTVLAQVADIAEAHGSGRVRLTPYQKLLVLDVAEEQVESLVAALDAIGLQARPSSFRRDTMACTGIEFCKLAIVETKATAARTVAHLEQVFGRIDGSVSINVNGCPNACARTQVADIGLKGQLVPGPNGEMVEGFQVHLGGALSMAQGQNPNFGRKLRGLKTTADELPEYAERLVRRYLDGRKDATEPFAEWVLRVDEEELR
- a CDS encoding 50S ribosomal protein bL37, translated to MGKRARKKRQRKGSKANHGKRPNS
- a CDS encoding biotin/lipoyl-binding carrier protein; this encodes MAEEIRAEMVANVWKVVAAAGDEVSDGDTLVILESMKMEIPVITESDGVVSKIAVNEGDVVQEGDLIAVIE
- a CDS encoding MDR family MFS transporter: MTEVLDRASSPTIPKPNLKVVLPGLMLAILLAMLDNMIVGTAMPRIVGELGGLDKLSWVVTAYVLGTTISTPIWGKLGDLYGRKTIFLTSIVIFLIGSALSGAAGEIDPASGMTQLIAFRALQGLGGGGLMVGAMAIIGDLVPPRERGKYQGMMAAIMGVAMIAGPFIGGFITDHADWRWAFYINLPLGGVGLFVLATTLHLPKYRTEHRIDWIGAALLSVGVTALVLITTWGGSKYAWGSKEIIGLAVAGVLLLGVFLWTQTRVPEPILPLGIFRNRNFSLVSIIGFMVGFAMFGAISFLPLYMQTVQGASATNSGLLLLPMMAGMMVTSVVAGRTITKTGKYRIFPILGGVVLAVSMFLLTRLDTDTSRTESSIYILLLGIGMGFLMQTTMLIAQNSVDRKDLGVSSSTATFVRSIGGSFGVSLFGAVFINRLKDDIAANVPAGAGSSMGSINIGALQPTQLDALPPAVKQIVIHGISFATSGLFWWALGFAILVPVAAWFIKEVPLRGAEPAAEGAEGEAELRPLVAID
- a CDS encoding sensor histidine kinase, which encodes MSTLRELVEEHTSLGPADIDHLHRLAGDWQLISDLSFADLLLWVPVDNHAAGSPAFLCVAQVRPTTAPTAYQDDQVGRISHGAEVAHLAVAREQGRIWREGDPVWYGDTPARHEAIPVRRRSADGEAGDVMAVVGRDTNLSTARTPSQLELNYLTTADDLAQMIADGTFPATRHAGETTSAPRVGDGLIRLDGSGKVTYASPNAQSAIRRLGFSAHLVGEDLAALFNRLAEDPLEGSEASNRILGALRGDAPPRKEIEARTATVLSRALPLMPAGVPIGALVLVRDITEVKRRDRALITKDATIREIHHRVKNNLQTVAALLRLQARRVTLPEARAALEESVRRVASIALVHETLAMSADEAVEFDGIVDRVANAAAEVASPESPVRTRRDGTFGVLPAEIATPLVMVLNELLLNAVEHGFEAVGGSVPSGAEVVVHVERARRELRVVVADNGRGLPEDFDPTANKRLGLQIIRTLTTGELRGSIELRNREGGGTEAVLTVPLARRER
- a CDS encoding tetratricopeptide repeat protein; translation: MSDGVDDPHQEALGELALAALAWDEQDFEHAANHLCAALAHEPTLPEAHELLARLAARDDDGGVALFRPGRRAFIGQVVAYAHVLARRGDVVDALSLLAQATAHDPSRPWADVAWVHAVDPGRINPEHLVGVLLTVLGALPDPAPAPVAAANRAYLVLAERALTAFPRAALLHGAASGVARRMGAVPLALRWAERGAYLESGKLTEMWRANALRADGQLDAAVAAMRAAQRHDPDDLAVTSDLAIWLTEAGRPDEGLRLIEAAVRRDPTYDCAVHTAHRLRFLADGDPGHLVALADFMRAQPSGSHEHLDLDECCEALPWLGYVPPPTGAPSGPAAPLRGGGELDALLDLDWGPPPSRYDLAIRLSSLRTEDLLAVLHAAEGGDAGARRRQLWCCLGLLHHRTGEPWATSTRRRTLVDLAFGPADGAAEAALYALATAAWVDPDCRADVAELVAARFDAAASAEGGATVAQLAFITPGLDEAVRTRVWAVCAGHWPRPYTPMAHRALPAPPRRSWLDRLLRRP
- a CDS encoding TetR/AcrR family transcriptional regulator, with amino-acid sequence MNPAEHRAESRPDTRARIQAVALELFTEHGYDATSLREIAERLGVTKAALYYHFKSKEEIVDSFSADHFEKIKEIVAWGQQQERTPQFRREFLQRYADQLYRGQHHQIMKFFHQNQPAIKHTQNGARMREVFIQVIDLLADPATASPTDRLRAGLAVMSLHASWLLLENEQITDDQRQEASVEVALDLIDRAGQSG
- a CDS encoding phosphoadenylyl-sulfate reductase, which encodes MTVQARRTTEELIELATRAGKELEGAPTEEIIGWAAATFGARFCITSSFADAVLAHVAGRVVPGIEVVFLDTGLHFGETLRVRDIASRTIPVTVRTVRPELSLAEQDEQYGPHLYSRDPDSCCYLRKVRPLEQALAEYEAWGAGLRRDESPSRANTPVVHFEHARGKVKVNPLANWTQADVDDYIAAHDVPVNQLLNQGYGSVGCWPCTRRVEPGEDARAGRWAMFDKTECGLHAA
- a CDS encoding GNAT family N-acetyltransferase, which encodes MTAGIVVRSAVPADLDEIGELSVAAYRGDGQTREGHPYEAHLLDAGARADLGALLVAADAATGRVLGAVTFVLAGTPLAEVSKAGEAEFRMLAVTPSAQGRGVGEALVRACLDRAAEAGCATVVICVRDFARDAQRLYERLGFERFPERDWSPLPGVTLLGLRYPL
- a CDS encoding SIS domain-containing protein, with the protein product MATDIAEQPQVMAGLLEPAHAGAIAQVAKVIAQRQPKHVVFVARGTSDHAALYGSYLTEIRLGLPAGLASPSAITLFGARPDLSHALVVGVSQSGGSPDLTEVVRVAREAGALTLAVTNAPDSVLAQTAELSIDVAAGHERAVAATKTYTAELFALLQLVEGIRGGGTLPAEEQAALAALPELAAQTLADPTAAELAARYRFAARMVTTGRGYAYPSAREAALKLMETSYLPALAFSGADLLHGPLAMTQPDVPVLAFVGNGPGGQAMRDVLARLDERSADVVAVGPEQVAGAHAQLPVPAVDERYAPLLEILPVQQLVMELALARGNDPDAPRGLKKVTTTL